The Euphorbia lathyris chromosome 4, ddEupLath1.1, whole genome shotgun sequence genomic interval atttgtaccattgtatacgttagggttaaatctACCATTCGCTTGAAACGTCAGGtcaagaaaaaaattaaatataatttgagAGTTCTTCCAATAAGAACCTCAATATTGCAAAAAATAATAAGAATACTTTTATTGAAAAAGAAAGGTGTCATATCTTACCAAAAAAACATAGGTAAATGTAGTTATTAAAATGAGAGAAACTAATAAAGTGTTTGATATAACAAATTACAAATTGATACTAAGGAACAAAACAAATCACCAAACCACTAAGGCAAAGGCAAAGAAAGAATATCTGAAGTAGATTCCATCAATATGCTTTAAAATGTCTacttgaattattattattaacatcataaagcaaaaagcaaaccaaaaaaaagaaaagcataTACTTTGGAAGATCCTTTCTCCATTATTCCTACTAAAACCCACATTCCATTTCAACTTCACAACCCCTTTTCAGGGATGAATTGGTGTGAGTTTTTTCTCATTCCCAGAGTGATCGATGCAAGATTCACTGACAGAGATGTTCAGAATGTTCGGGTTGCTCTCTGGTGATCTATGGATGCTTAATTAATCTATAACCCTTGTATCTTTCCGGTGATTACGAACATTGATCCCTCACTTTCTCCCTCTATATTTTTGCTTCTTCTAGTCTGGATCTAATTTTTCTGAGCATGGAATGGAAGATGAAGTATCATtagtatatgtatgtatgagTAAGGTCATGATGGTTTATACCATTAGGGCAACTACGATCCTTTGGCaattgcattattattattgtattttctttctattttaatGCCTATATTTATGTTTTCTGTTAATTGCTTTTGCTTTCTTTAGTTTCTTGGAGGATCTTCGTCTAAATATGACTTGTGTTCTTAGCTAACTTAATTCATCTTCTAATAATTTCAATTTCTTCGTACCCAACTGAGTTATATAAGTTCATTCATCAACAACTCTACTTCACTCATTTATCAGATAAATATGTCCACTGAAATTTATGCCTATTTATTATGATCACTAAGTTGATGGACATGTTagtttaaacaaatttaattcttcaacttttttattgttaaaattatttaattgtttGTTTTGTTAGAAGTGATAGCTCCGAAAATTGTGATTTTATGATAAATATGGTTctaaaatttatcattttgtgGTCCTTTACTTTTCTAATGTATCATCATGTTAATCAACACGCTGTTAAAATTACGTGGccattaatgtaatttaccGGTTATTTACCAGGTCAAAATTTCAAGTGCTATTAACCTTGTCTTCTCTCATTAGGATTTGAGTAAGACATACTATGGTCAATCATCAACTCGAATTTGATTGCTAATTGGCTCAACAAAACTATAGATGGcagatttataaattaagggCTAGATTatccaaaaattgaaaatgcaAAAACTACTTAAGGCCAAATTAAGGATATTTAGACAAAAACAGAGGACAAAAGTTAAGGTAAAAATGGAACAATGTCCGGTCATTCAAAAACCTATTCAATTTGATGTCATTTGATCTCAAAATTCTGTCAAGATGTGCTTCAGACATGTTTGAAATTAGAGGTCATTGTCAATGTTGTTTTAGCCTGTTTGGTAAAGTGCTTGTTTGAATTACTTTGAAAGATTTTGACTAATCCAACACTGCAGTGTTAGATGAAAAGAGATTTGAAAAAATGTATTGCTTCATCTCTTTTTAAGAACATTTACCCATAATGTATTGCTTCAACTCTTTTTAAGAACATTTACCCATAATTACCACTCTTTAACCTCAAATAAAggttttattatgtctttatttgtcattttatacaACCAGATATTAGCAATCAActaaattttatcaaacaaattTACACAATcaactaatcaaatcagctaacccAAAAATAATCAGCTAACAATTGCTTGCCAAACAGAGCCAATGTTTGGAATATAAGCTTGTACAAAAATTTGGATACAtgcttatttttcttttaagctAAACTACATTACAGAAATAACTTCTTTCATCATGAAAAAAAATTgatcaaataaaatttaagagcATTACATTCACATCATGCATACTGCAACTTTGAAATTGAAAAGTAACATTCATCATATGCTTAAAATCTGAAAAGGGTTTCCAGAAATAATaagactgagattttgaaaaactTCAAACTAAAAAAGAGCAAGACATCAACTCGCAAAAATTAGTACAAACCTTGCTGCTAGACCAAAATTCTTTCAGTTCAAATTTGCTGAAAACTAAAATAGCCCATTCTGTACAAATCTTAGTCTAATAGGAATTAAGTACTACCTATAAATTGCATACACTATTCATTTAACTCTTCTGCACAGAGCCAATTTCATTTCCATCAAATCCATCCTATGTTTATCACTTTTCCTGTAGTTCTATAATACTCAATAGAGGTGCATACTTGCTAAGATAACAAAAGATTTGGggctttaaaataataaatactgCACAGAAAACTACCAATAATTCTAATTTTCACAAATTGACAGATAATCTACCAATATTTGCATGTTATTGATCAACAAATACACTTATGTAATACACAAACAGGATACAAACTGGCAAGGATTAATTTTAAGCATGGTGTAACAGGAGAAAAGACTTACCTTTGTTTAAGCAAATATAGTAACCAACATAAATCCTTTCAAATATAAATAGACTGTAAAAAATGTCTGAGCAAGAAACAACACTAGCATTCTGGAGCAAGCAAAAAACAAAAAGGCGTACTTTTCAGTCCTAGTGTAATCAAGTTGAAATGGAGTTCAAAAAACTCAGAAAAGGCATAACAAAATTTTTGCAACCATAGATGGGAAACGCGTCTAATAAAAGAACCCAAGCACTTTGCCTCCAACATTTTTTCTTCTGGCCTCTTCATGGTCCATGATGCCAGCAGAAGTTGTCAAAACGATGAACCCAAACTGCAATTTATATCATTGAAGATGTCAAAAAAAGACTAAAAACAACTTCTAATTACTAAGATGCTTTGAAATTAACTGATGTACACGAGTCtgaaatttcatatattaagaTATACACATATCAGAGATAGATAAAGTGGTAAAATACCGAATGAAAACAGGTATACTTCCTTGGAAACAAATTGACATAACGTATATAGATTTCTTTGCTAACCTGTCTTGAGGGAAGGAGCCTGGCAGTCCATCCTTCGACTTCCTTGACACCAATGTCGAAACGGGGGCTGATAACACCACACTTGTTCAGCCTTCCGTTCAGTTCAACCACAATTTTGCCAGATCGGTGGTCATCGACATATTCGAATTCACCAATGTATCCTACATGGTAAAAACAAAGATGCAACCATAAATCAGAAATAGCTCATTAATCTTATACAGGAAGAATAAAAAGGCAAAAGCAAAAAGTGTAACTAGTACCGTGCTTTTGCATAACAAGTAGAAATTTGATGACAACTTTAGAGGAAGGCCTGATCATGGCCTGGCGCTTCCCGCGCTTCTCAGCATTGTACATACACTTCAGAGCATCATTCAGAACACTAACCCTCACCATTGTTGATGCTAACAAATTTAAGAACTAACAAGTGTCAGTAAGCAATGCAACTTCTATTAGCATTATAAGATATGGTAACAAAATTGACTTCACATAGTCCAAAAGGACCATGAACCATGATTTTTAATAGGATTACAAAACCAGATTAGATTAATCAACAAGGCAATGGCTTGaagaaactaataaaaaaaagcaaaactTCCACAGCTATTTGGACTTGTTATGAGCCCAACCTCTATATCTAATGAAAGCTACCTAAACTACCTTATTATAAAGTGTACATTTAAAAACAGACCAAATAGAAAACCCAAAAAAATGGAAACTAAGacttaaaaaaatcaactatAGCAGCTTGATTCGTTTACTTGatttaaaaagaaattcaaTATAAGATGAATCAAATCCAGGATTTCGTtctttagtttttatttattttttcagccAAACAATCACCATTGAAGTATCTGTACAAGAAAAGGACTGTTGGAATTCTAAAAAATCAAGCAGAGAGATCGCCCATAACTATGTACAAGAGAAAGATAAGAACAAAGCCaggagaaaacaaaaaaaaacatactaaTTGCATGTCTGAGTCTACAAAAATTTGTCACTAAcatcaaaatttattaattacaaCTAATTGATCAGTAGTTCTAAGGATGATCCATTGTGAATTTTAACTCTAAAAATGGATATAATATATTTGCTGAAAGGATTAAAAATGGGACAAAAAAGAACCCCATGAACAGATGCAGCAGTTGATATAATATAATGCACCTTTTTTATACTACAGTTAAAAAATGTGCTTTGAACAATCTTAGAAAAAACGCGAATAAAATATCGAGGGAATGATGATGAACTTCAATTCAACATtgcaagaaaaaaacaaaacaaagaaagGAAGCTGCAGAAATAAACGATCCGCCCCAAAATCACATAAACAGCCTCGAATCTTTTATATTTGTAGCGATCTCAGACACATTCAATACAGGGAACGAAATAAGGTAAAATACAGGGAACGAAATAAGGTAAAACACAGGGATCGACCTGAACAACCTACCTCACGGAGGAGAAGAGAACCCGCAGAGGCGCAACAGAGAGCTAGGGTTTTGCAAGAGGGAAGAAGACAGCAAACCCTAGTTTATATATAGGTAGGGAGCAACACCCAAGTTACTGTATTATCCTCTTGTGAGCTCTGTTGGGCTTGTCAAACTTTAAGCCCAACTTACATCTCCCAGACCCTGGGTaacaaatcaatttcaaacctttaagttttttttttggacaagCAACCCTTTAAGTTTTAGAAATTTACAAATTTTGTCAATGCTTTTAATTTTAACTAGTATACAAtttgctttaaaaaaaaaatctattataATAAATCTATAACTAGTATGAAACTCGTGAATGCATGCATGGtatctaatataatttttttttagggaaaattatatagaaattcatattctaaaaactatttacaactatatcaagttataattttagattatgtcaaactagtaaaatcagtacttttaatatattttaaaaattaaaatttataaattaaaaatctagaatatattttttagggtgtATGATTTATGGATtagagtttatattttttaaattatggtataaaatcataatatataaagaataatgacatattaagaattaaatttggtgatatgacttagttgtaattttgtacttaattatgatattcatgtatttgacccatttttttattagtaagttttttttaaatataaatactaATACTATTTACAAACTAAACTAATCTAAACtaatgaaatataaataaatctaatgatataattatattatttttaaaaaattattttcaataagaATTTTTAACCTCGgtctatttttaattttagataCTGCCAAATATAATGGATTATAACGTAAAATTGaacgtgaaaaaatataaatcaacatataaaattaaatatatcattGTGATGTACAAAGTTTTAATGCATaaactaggtcggcaccccctACGTACCTAGAAAAAACCCGACCCGATTTAttaaaatggaaaaataaaagTTACAAAAGAATGAAACaatgaaaaaatgaagaaaacagTAGAACAATAACATGCCAGAAACTAACTACTAAACCGGTAAGAGACTCAGCCGGATTCGTTATCACTGACCAAGCTGCGGCAGAAGTCCGGTGTCGAGACCACCAGTGCTCATGGTAAAATGATATATTTCTTCTATGTAACTTAATGAACTATCAATAAGGTTGAATTGCAGCGATGTCATCCAATGGAGTTATCGGTTCATCTCCAAAATTATTGCATGCTCTCCAATTAAAAGTTGTGTCCAACAGAGTTTCTACATCTACGTCATCATTTGACGTATTGGATTGGGCAGATGAATTTTGCAATAATAATGTCCAAACTTCTGATTCGGTCCATTCTGTTAGATTTGCTTCTTGTTGATTTCTCGTTTCTTCAGTCACACCTAAAATCGCAATACACAAAATTGGATAAGTACTCAAAATATATTCCTAAAGTGAATGAAATAGCAAtaataaatttcataaaaatgACAGAATTATTAACAGAAAGACACACGATTAAGTTGTAGGGATTAACCTTGGTTATTGAAATTGAATTGGACATCCACATCACCACTTAAGGGATTGGATTGAGCAGTTGAAGGTTGCAATGATCTGCAAGCTTCTATTTCTGttagattttgtttttgctGATTTCCAATTTCTTCAATCGCACCTGAATTGAAATCGCAATACACAAGATTGAATAACCACTTGAAGATGTATATTCACAATACTTATATGTTTCCTAAGGGTCTGAAACTGTttaaccgaatgattttcgatgagaccTCAATTgataattaatgtttttttagaatggggactcaattgatgatttttggtcGATTCTAACAATTGAATATTTTaatatcatcaattgagtctccattctaaaaaaaatatattttgataaaGAATAATAATATTAGAAAAAGAGTCTTAAAATACTATAACATTTATTTGACTcctaaactaaaacttcaaattcaattatgtatttaaactattaaaatgtTCAAAtgaggaaaagtacaaaaataaattttgtagtTTTGATCGATTTGTAAGACAATCCTCACGGTTTAAATGTTTACAAACAATAGTCTGTAATTTATGAATTTTGTAGTTAAATAATATATGAGTCAATTTCGGTTAAACAATACTTGTAGTTTAGTTAATTTACAAAGTTATACCTTAAATTTTGgataatttcaatatttttaattGCTCAAAATTTCTCACTTTTGGAGTAAATAGTCAtgacaataattttttaaagGAATGACTAAGTTTGTAAACCGCAAAAAATACATACTCctgtttgtaaacttttaaacaacgTGAATTGTCTTtacaaatcggtcaaaccaattttgtacttttccctatattTTATATAGGGCTGTAgttgagccgagctttgacttgCTCATGGTCGGGTCATTAAAAATTGACAATCTCGAGCTCAACATTCTGTTTGTGAGCTGCTCACGAACTGTTCATGAGATTGTTACCTACCAGTTCGTTAGTTTAGTTTATGAACTcacgaacaactcattaattatgatcattaattgtcttaatctGAAATTTCATTGACACAAAACTACATAATTTTGAAATCTACAAATCTATGTTGTTTTATATTTCTCcctttatataaatattattattaaaaaatcgAACCAAACTTGCTCACGAGCGTGTTCATGgacattataatcgagttttCTCATAAGTTTGTTCAGGAACCTATAATCGAGCTCTTGAGCCGAACTTCGTCATGCTCAAGCTCAGCTCTTTTATAAACTGGACCAAATATGATCGAGCTTTTAccaaaacaatatatattatcCATCTCCATTGAGATGAATCCTCTAGAGAAAGAGACGACAAGGAATCTCCGCCTCGTTGACAATCCTAATTACATCATGGTGCTTTAAaccttaattttaaatatttgaacaTTACTCGATAATATAGATGTTAAATCAGGtacaattgaataaattaaattctAGTCGTTCGCGAGCTTTTCTCGAGACTAAAATTTTAGGCTCGTCAAGCTTAAAAATTCTAGGTTAGACGAGCTTCAAGTTCGAGCTGAGCCTGATCTTTTCGATTCTCGAGCTGAGCCGAGCCAAGCTTGCCTAGGTTAGGTATCCGTTCAGCTCGTTAATTCCACTAATATCCACTACAAATGTATGTTATGTTATTTCAACCACGTAGGCGGTCATGGTAGTCTTTTTGAACATTGAGCATGACATATTGCCTAGGTTAagtttgttcatgaacctaGAATCGAGCTTGCTCGTGAGCTTTTAAGTAGATTTTCGTCATGCTCAAGCTTGGcttgtttataaatcgagccgaaTATGATCGAGCTTTTAtcaaaacaatatatattatcCATCTCCATTGAGACGAATCCTTTAGAGAAAACGACGATATGGAATCTCTGCCTCGTTGACAATCCTGATTAGATAGTAGTGCTTTAAaccttaattttaaatactcgAACGTTAATAGATAATATAAATGTAAAATCGGGTACAACTGAATAAATTAAAATCCAATCATTCGCGAGCTTTTCTTGAGCCTAAAATTATAGGCTCATTGAGCTTCAAGATCGAGCCGAGCTTAAATTTTTTAGGTTAgacgagcttcgagctcgagccgagcttaaAAATTTTAGGTTAGACGAGCTTCGAGATCGAGCCGAATCCGATCTTTTTGATTCTCGAGctgagccgagccgagccgatcTTGCCTAGGTTAGATATCAGTTCGACTcattaacatccataatatcCACTACAAATGTATGTTATGTTATTTCGATTGCCTAGACGTTCATGACAGTCTTTTTTTCTTAAACATTGAGCATGACACATAACTGAATTGAAAATAGTTGGGACTGTACCATTATTATGACATTAGAGATAATTATAAgtataatgaaaaaaaaaacaaagcgTAAATAAATTGAGATTCTATCCTTATTGAATAAAAATGGTGATATTATTCTTCCattaattaaaacttgtgaTTTTTTAGAAAGTATCGTGAGTTGATTATTTGGATCTATAAATGGAGATATTTTCAACATATACTAATATTCGAACTTGAGATTCATAACTTCATTATCAATCTCTATAATCTAACAAAAAATTTCTTCTATTATTTCTGCTCAATAATTTCTTTCATCATGTCCTCTATTATTTAGAAGTAAATTTCAACTAAAAAAATGCTGCTTAAAAAGATGAGTAAAGATACAAACGAGCCTTTATTGATTTTCTTAAATAAATTCGGATGTGGCTTTTAcacaaattttgtaatttttttattaaaattaaataattattaaatacttATATAATACCAAGAATTAAAaagataattaaaatattttttttttctaattctaTGGATGATTCGAAGGAAATGtttcaaaaaattattatttgtaCATTGTCTAAGAAGTGTATTCTATTTTTGGGATAATTGCTAGTATCGTTAATATGACACCAATTTCAAAGAGCGGGTTAAATACTATTGCAAGTTCCTAtgagtaaataaaaaaaaaaatcttgttGGAGCTTTCCTTCCCGGCTTAGGCCTTCTTTGGCTTATGAACCTGGGCTTATTTACCCGTGCTTTCTTCTTCTGTAAGAAACTTCTCTTGCTATTCTTTTCACCGTTCCACCCTTTCAGCTTTCAGGGCTCCCGATCCCGCTTATGAGCCTCTATCCGGCTTGGAACTCACTTTCTTTACTATATTCGCTATCGAGTGAAAGAGATCTAGGGCCATAGCTAGCCCTATCCTTTTATTCGGCTAAGTTACCTTCCTTTTCTCTTATTCTGTACCCAGAATGTATCCTAATTTTTGGTCTAATTCTTCTTCTGATGATCGATTCAACCTCTGATCAAAAAGATATACCTTGGTTATATTTCATCTCTTCAACAAGTTTAGTAATGAGTATAACGGCCCTATTGTTCCGATGGAGAGAAGTATCAAGGGTAATTATGTTATTTCAAATCATAAAAATATGATTCTATCCATTCTATCCCTATTTTTTCTATCCATTTAGCACTATCCTAAaagttatgtatatatttttagatGGATTTATATGGGCTGACTTCGGATTTGATGAttaagcccgagcccagcccagcccgaaACCGCATAAATTAATAGTGGGCTGGACtggatttttttatctaaaagcCCGTTAGGCCCGGTCCGAGCCCGATCCATGGACAAATCTACCATGATTGGAAGGTTATAGATTCGAATCACATGACGTGAGATGAGAATTTtcctttattatttaatataaatgcATTGTGCACATTTTTTCTAATATGGGCCAATATATACAAGTTTAGAAGCTTAATTTTCAAAACCCAAAAAGTTCACGGTTTTATTATATGTTTTGACattatttatttcttcatcttattttttttaaatataatcaataaataaattttttaaaatcgcCTAGGGTTTCCTATGGTCCACTACGGCTGCCTCTCTGGTTCTCCATTGTAGGCTAGATCCTTTCCTTGCCTTTTGGGTCTTCTCTCTCGCTCAACGTAGTCTATCTGTCTGTCAATTTAATTTCTGTTTTCTGGATTGGATTATTCCAATATGCCGCACGATCTTGAATCTCTGCTTGATAAATTCTCATTGAATGATGGCGAGGAAGACGTTGTCGATCACGTTGAGCCAGAGGTACCGATTGAACGTTGGTGTGTCACGGGTCGAATTCTTTCTCAAAAACCTCTACATATCAAAGCTTTATCTGGCGCTCTCAGCGGTCAGTGGAGGATGCAACGGTTCACTATTCAGGAAGGAGAGGAGGGTCGATTCGTTTGTGAGTTTACTCATAGACGAGATCGAGATCGAATCCTTCGGGAAGGCCCTTGGTTGTTTGAACGCAATTTAGTGGTGTTGGCTGGTATTCATGGGAATGAAAAACCCTCTGATATATTGCTGAATCAGGTTGCTTTCTGGGTTAGGGTGTATGATCTTCCTCTAAACCAGAGAAATAGAAATATGTTACAGGCTATTGGAGGAaaattgggattggtggtgcAGGTGAATGATGAGGAGGTCTCTGCTGTTGGTAAATATGTTAGAATACGAGTCAATATTAACATTACAAAGCCTATTGTGCGTAGAATTCGTATAAGGAACAGTAAAGGGGAATTATGTTGGGTTTTCTTTCGCTATGAGAAACTCTCTAATTACTGCTATTGGTGTGGGATTATCGGACATAATCATGATGAGTGTGAACTCAAGCCTAAGGATTCTATTGTAGATGAATGGTCATATGGTACTACATTACGGGCCTCGCCTACTCGGATGTGGTCTGTAAGTCCTGGTAAGGCGGCTGATGTGAGGAAACCAGCTCCTCAATTTTCACAAACTTCTGAGTCCACACGTACACCAGTTAGGAGGAATTTGTCTGCTGAATTAATGACTACAGAAGTGGTAGGGGAAGTATGTATTGCTGTTGATACAGGGGAAAAAATTGTTTCAAACAGGAACCATGATGGAGGAATATGTGGTGGTACACGTGTTGAGGGGGCTGATGTGAGGAAACCAACTCCTCAATTTTCACAAACTTCTGAGCCCACACGTACACCAGTTAGCAGGAATTTTTCTACTGAATTAATGACTGCAGAAGTGGTAAGGGAAATCTGTATTGCTGTTGATACAGAGGAAAAAATTGTTTCAAACAGGAACCATGATGGAGGAATATGTGGTGGTACACGTGTTGAGGATGAATCTAGCACTGGGATAGGCAAGAAGGAAAAGCAACTACGACATGTTACAATACGTCGGGATAGATTGGGTACCTTCACAACACAAGATAGTCAATCTGAATCTCGGAAGAGGCAATTAACTGATAAAATGGATATTGATGGGACTAATTGTAAGAAGAATAAATGTGATATTGAAGGGGTGGAGACCGTTCAGCGGTCCCACCCGGGATTATGAAAATCTTCAGTTGGAATGTCCAAGGGGTGGGCAATCCTTGGACATTCCGTACCCTTAGAAAGCACCTGAGGGAGTCTAGCCCTGATTTGCTTTTCCTTATGGAAACTAGAATGAGGAAGAGTGAATGTGAtcgattttatttttgttttccgGAGTA includes:
- the LOC136227493 gene encoding small ribosomal subunit protein uS8z/uS8w; this encodes MVRVSVLNDALKCMYNAEKRGKRQAMIRPSSKVVIKFLLVMQKHGYIGEFEYVDDHRSGKIVVELNGRLNKCGVISPRFDIGVKEVEGWTARLLPSRQFGFIVLTTSAGIMDHEEARRKNVGGKVLGFFY